ACTCCGACAGCACTTCAGGGAAACTGTCCGCCACCGCCACGTTAACAATGACTGTAGCTGAACGAGAGGGCTGCCCGTTGTCCTCCACTATAACAGtcagtctttgtttgacagcatcTTTATCATTGACTTGGCGGATAGTTCGTATTTCTCCATTCTGTAAGCCCACTTCAAACAGCGCCCTGTCTGTAGCTTTCTGCAGTTTATAGGAGAGCCAGGCGTTCTGTCCAGAGTCCACATCAACAGCCACCACTTTAGTCACCAGATAGCCCACATCTGCTGAACGAGGCACCATTTCAGCCACCAGAGAGCCACCAGTCTGGACTGGATACAGAACCTGAGGGGGGTTGTCGTTCTGATCCTGGACCATTATTTTCACAGTCACATTGCTGCTGAGTGGAGAAGAGCCTCCATCCTGCGCTTTGACGCGGAACTGGAAATCTTTGATCTGCTCATAGTCAAAAGAGCGCACTGCATGGATGATTCCACTATCAGCACTAACAGACACATATGAGGAGACTGGCACTCCGTTAATGGAGGAGTCCTCCAGAATGTAAGAAACTCGGGCATTCTGGTTCCAGTCAGTGTCTGTGGCTTTCACTGTGAATATAGAGAGACCTGGTGTGTTGTTTTCTACAATGTAGGCCTCATATGAGGTCCTCTCAAAGACAGGCGCGTTGTCATTCACATCTGAGATCTGTAAGGTGAGAGTGACGCTGCTGGAGAGGGAGGGCACTCCCTCATCAGAGCAGGTCACAGTTATATTATACTCAgaagctctctctctgtctaaaTCACCGTCAGTTATTATGCTATAAAAATTACTTGATGTAGAAGTAATAGAGAGTggtgtgtttttattaattgTACACCGGACTTGACCATTTACACCTGAATCGGGATCATTTACACTCATTACAGCTACCACTGTGCTGGAAGGTGAATCTTCTACTATTGAATTTGATGATGAGATAATTTTTATAACCGGACTATTGTCATTAATGTCACCTACGTCAATAATGACTTTGCTCGAATCAGACAGACCTCCTCGGTCTACTGCCTCTACGtaaatctcatatttttggGCTTTTTCGTAATCAACAGGGGCATTTAGTATAAGATGTCCGTCTTCAGTAATTTGGAATAAATTGTTTAGGCCCCTCATGCTATTTCCAATTACGTAGCTAACCTCCCCATTAGAGCCTTTGTCTGAATCGGAGGCTCTCACTTTAGTAATGAGTGTCCCCTTGACTGAGTTCTCCTTGATTTCTGCTTTGTAAACAGTTTGTGTAAAAACGGGAGCGTTATCGTTAGCGTCTAATACTGTAATATGAATTTGCATAGTCCCAGACCTTGGAGGCTCTCCTCCATCTATAGCTGTTAACAACAATGATGCATACTCTTCCTTTTCTCTGTCCAGAGGTTTCTGTAAAATCATCTCGACCTTTTTACCACCATCAGACTGACTGTTCGTTTTAAGTATAAAATTGTCATTGGGCTTCAGTGTATAGCTCTGAAGACCATTTAGTCCTATATCTGTGTCTATTGCTTTTTCCAGCATGAATTTAGAGCCGACGACTGCAGACTCGCTGATTTCAAACCGCCTCTCTTCCCTTTCAAATACCGGAGCGTTGTCATTAATGTCTGTGATTACCACAGTAACGGGAAATATTTCTATTGGATTTTCCAAAGCAATCTGAAAATGTAAAGCACAAGGCGTTGTCTGGCCACAGAGAGCTTCTCTGTCTATTTTTTCTTTGATAACGAGGAGTCCCTTGTCCTTGTTAAGCTGAATATACTCTACATTATCTCCCGTGTGGATGCGAGCTTTGCCAGCTTGTAATCGTTTAACATCCAAACCTAAATCCTGAGCTATGTTACCAACTAAAGACCCTTTGGCCATTTCTTCGGGAATAGAATAGCTGACCTGACCGAGCACATAACGTGGGAAGAAGACCGAGAAAAACAACAGTACTTGCCGTTTCATTGTTCTGTTATTCGCATCCGTCGAACAAAACTAATGTGTTCTCCCTCTATTGCAATCAGAATGACGGAGCAAAAATTAAATGTGCAGAAAGGTTTTCCTAAACCAACATCCAACGACAGTTATTCCATCAAGTTATTTCGTGCCTTCTGTTTTATCCAACACTGACTACGCCGCATGCGAACGAATCCTTCGCTCCTGTGTGAGGGTGGAGGATGTGCCgtgtttcaaattattttaaccGCGCTGGCGCTGGTCAACAGCGGCCCACTGAGTTCAAAACTCGAAAGTGCAATGTTGATTATTTAAGTCCCTCTGACACTATACCTACGATTCTTAAAGAAAATACCACATAGAACACACTAAAAGTACAGTTTTACTGAAGAAGCAAACATTAGGAAATTAGGCAATATCATTCCTAAATGACTTAATGTCATTTCAATATAAGCATAGTTAACTGAAGTATAAGTAAAAAGGAACAATGCTTCAGTAACgaaaaagaaggagaaatagtaataaaagcaacaatacTTTCGCTATCCAAGGTACTTAAATGATTTGGCCAGTCCATAGCAACAGAGAGGAATAAAATTGCATAAGTTTGACAGAATTTTAAGAGTCTAACCTCTAGAAGAGAGTCTGGTTCATCCAGGatgctcttttcactctgtatcTGCTGCATCGTCCCTGTAGAACTGGGGTCCATTATCAGCACGTTCTGACTAGCAGCTCTGCCGAACTTACAGTCACTCTTTCTGGAGTCAGTCGTCCTGCACACCTCGTAATTGTACATATGGGGCAGAGTCCCTGTCCCCAACGTGTCTGAGTAACGTGGTGGATAATATGGAATGACAGGGAGGTTGGAGTGATACAGGATGCGAGACTGTCTCCACCTGTAGATTTTGACTGATATAATAACCACTAAACAGGtgatgaagaggaaggaaaCTACAACCAGAGCCAAGACTAAGTAAAAAGTCAGGTTGTCATTGTACTCCTTGTCATGTGAAAAGTCAGTGAAATCCGACAGCACTTCTGGGAAGCTGTCCGCCACCGCCACGTTAACAATGACTGTAGTTGAACGAGAGGGCTGTCCGTTGTCCTCCACTGTAACAGtcagtctttgtttgacagcatcTTTATCATTGACTTGGCGGATAGTTCTTATTTCTCCATTCTGTAAGCCCACTTCAAACAGCGCCCTGTCTGTggctttctgcattttataGGAGAGCCAGGCGTTCTGTCCAGAGTCCACATCAACAGCCACCACTTTAGTCACCAGATAGCCCACATCTGCTGAACGAGGCACCATTTCAGCCACCAGAGAGCCACCAGTCTGGACTGGGTACAGAATCTGAGGGGGGTTGTCGTTTTGGTCCTGGACCATTATTTTCACAGTCACATTGCTGCTGAGTGGAGGAGAGCCTCCGTCCTGCGCTTTTACGCGGAACTGGAAATCTTTGATCTGCTCATAGTCAAAAGAGCGCACTGCATGGATGACTCCACTATCAGCACTAACAGACACATATGAGGAGACTGGCACTCCGTTAATGGAGGAGTCCTCCAGAATGTAAGAAACACGGGCATTCTGGTTCCAGTCAGAGTCTGTGGCTTTCAGTGTGAATATAGAGAGACCTGGTGTGTTGTTTTCTACAATGTAGGCCTCATATGAGGTCCTCTCAAAGACAGGCGCGTTGTCATTAACATCTGAGATCTGTAAGGTGAGAGTGACGCTGCTGGAGAGGGAGGGCACTCCCTCATCAGAGCAGGTCACAATAATATTGTATTCAGATGCCTTCTCTCTGTCTAAATCACTGTCTGTTACTATACTGAAGAAATTATTTTCCGTGGATTTCAATATGAACGGAATATTTTCAGTGATTGTGCATTTGACGTTGCCATTCTCGCCGTCGTCTATATCTTGAATATTAATTATGGTTACTACAGTGTCACTTTTGATATCTTCAGATATAACATTTGTTTCAGACATTATATTAATATTGGGACTATTGTCATTGACATCTATAATGTCAACTATTACTTTGCATGTGTCCGTTAGTCCTCCGTCATCACTTGCACGCACATTTATTTGATAATTTCTTGACTTTTCGTAGTCAATATTTCCAGTCAATCTAACCTCGCCTGTGTTCTCATTTACCTCAAATAATTGTCTGACATCGTCTAAAGTATTTCTGATCGAATACCTTATTCGTCCATTTGATCCATGATCAGCATCTGATGCACTGACTGTCGTGACAACTGTGCCTCTTGGTGAATTTTCTGCAACAGTAGCTTTGTACACTGATTGAGTGAAAACTGGTGCATTATCATTAACATCTAACACCGTGATTTGAACCTGCATTGTTCCTGACAGCTGAGGTTCTCCTCCATCAACGGCCGTCAACACTAAAGAAAAATGTTcgtttttctctctgtcaaGAGGTTGTTTTAAAACCATCTCAACATTCCGGGAGCCGTCTGCTTGATTGTGTAATTTAAGAGCAAAATTATCAGTCGGCTTGAGGATGTAGTTTTGAAGACCATTAATACCCACATCTGAATCCACCGCCCTTTCTAAATCAAATTTCGACCCGATTACTGCAGACTcgcttattttaaatttaatatcgCCTTTCTCAAAAAGGGGGGCATTATCATTTATATCTAGTATTTCAACATGTACCCTGTAAAATTCAATAGGTTGCTCTAAGATAATTTGGAACTGCAGAGCACAGGGGATCGTCTGACCGCAGAGGCTTTCTCTGTCTATTCTTTCTTTGATAAGCAGGACTCCTCTGTCTTTATTTAGCTCAAAATATTCTCTGCTATCACCAAAAAACACACGAGCCTTACGTGACTTTAGTTTCTCTACATCTAAACCCAAATCATGTGCTATCCTTCCTACTACGGAACCCACTGACATTTCCTCGTTAACGGAGTAGCTGACATGCCCAAGCACAGAGCTGGCGAAAAGGAACGAGATAAAAAACAGGACTTGCCGTCTCATTGTTCTCCTCGGTACTATGATACAGGTAGAAACACGCAGTTTCCTACTGAATAAAATACGTCAATGTTTATTCCCATGAAACGCCAGAAAGTCGATGCATATTCCTcaacaaagagcaaaaaaaaaaaaaaaaaaagcataaataaataaccgAGATATGTTTTAGTCTCGACTTCAACACGTCGTGTCTTCTGTCCAATGTTCGTCTCGTCGTTGGCGTTTTAAGATTGGGGAGGCACTGTTGACAACGTATTGTACGCTTGCAGAGT
The sequence above is a segment of the Archocentrus centrarchus isolate MPI-CPG fArcCen1 chromosome 10, fArcCen1, whole genome shotgun sequence genome. Coding sequences within it:
- the LOC115787060 gene encoding protocadherin beta-16-like, whose amino-acid sequence is MKRQVLLFFSVFFPRYVLGQVSYSIPEEMAKGSLVGNIAQDLGLDVKRLQAGKARIHTGDNVEYIQLNKDKGLLVIKEKIDREALCGQTTPCALHFQIALENPIEIFPVTVVITDINDNAPVFEREERRFEISESAVVGSKFMLEKAIDTDIGLNGLQSYTLKPNDNFILKTNSQSDGGKKVEMILQKPLDREKEEYASLLLTAIDGGEPPRSGTMQIHITVLDANDNAPVFTQTVYKAEIKENSVKGTLITKVRASDSDKGSNGEVSYVIGNSMRGLNNLFQITEDGHLILNAPVDYEKAQKYEIYVEAVDRGGLSDSSKVIIDVGDINDNSPVIKIISSSNSIVEDSPSSTVVAVMSVNDPDSGVNGQVRCTINKNTPLSITSTSSNFYSIITDGDLDRERASEYNITVTCSDEGVPSLSSSVTLTLQISDVNDNAPVFERTSYEAYIVENNTPGLSIFTVKATDTDWNQNARVSYILEDSSINGVPVSSYVSVSADSGIIHAVRSFDYEQIKDFQFRVKAQDGGSSPLSSNVTVKIMVQDQNDNPPQVLYPVQTGGSLVAEMVPRSADVGYLVTKVVAVDVDSGQNAWLSYKLQKATDRALFEVGLQNGEIRTIRQVNDKDAVKQRLTVIVEDNGQPSRSATVIVNVAVADSFPEVLSEFTDYTQDKEYNDNLTFYLVLALAVVSFLFITCLVVIISVKIYRWRQSRILYHSNLPVIPYYPPRYSDTLGTGTLPHVYNYEVCRTTDSRKSDCKFGRGGSQNVLIMDPSSTGTMQRIQSEKSILDEPDSPLEVRIIITTRTTHYEL
- the LOC115786625 gene encoding protocadherin beta-16-like isoform X25, with translation MRRQVLFFISFLFASSVLGHVSYSVNEEMSVGSVVGRIAHDLGLDVEKLKSRKARVFFGDSREYFELNKDRGVLLIKERIDRESLCGQTIPCALQFQIILEQPIEFYRVHVEILDINDNAPLFEKGDIKFKISESAVIGSKFDLERAVDSDVGINGLQNYILKPTDNFALKLHNQADGSRNVEMVLKQPLDREKNEHFSLVLTAVDGGEPQLSGTMQVQITVLDVNDNAPVFTQSVYKATVAENSPRGTVVTTVSASDADHGSNGRIRYSIRNTLDDVRQLFEVNENTGEVRLTGNIDYEKSRNYQINVRASDDGGLTDTCKVIVDIIDVNDNSPNINIMSETNVISEDIKSDTVVTIINIQDIDDGENGNVKCTITENIPFILKSTENNFFSIVTDSDLDREKASEYNIIVTCSDEGVPSLSSSVTLTLQISDVNDNAPVFERTSYEAYIVENNTPGLSIFTLKATDSDWNQNARVSYILEDSSINGVPVSSYVSVSADSGVIHAVRSFDYEQIKDFQFRVKAQDGGSPPLSSNVTVKIMVQDQNDNPPQILYPVQTGGSLVAEMVPRSADVGYLVTKVVAVDVDSGQNAWLSYKMQKATDRALFEVGLQNGEIRTIRQVNDKDAVKQRLTVTVEDNGQPSRSTTVIVNVAVADSFPEVLSDFTDFSHDKEYNDNLTFYLVLALVVVSFLFITCLVVIISVKIYRWRQSRILYHSNLPVIPYYPPRYSDTLGTGTLPHMYNYEVCRTTDSRKSDCKFGRAASQNVLIMDPSSTGTMQQIQSEKSILDEPDSLLEQKPPNNDWRFTQGQRPGPSGPHMPYGTHIRWTPKNGTRATGGPEVAMGTGPWPQPPTEAEQLQALMAAANEVSEATATLGPGTMGLSTRYSPQFTLQHVPDYRQNVYIPGSTATLTSNPQQQQATAQQATQQALPPPQASAQPEPPKAAQTPASKKKSTKKEKK
- the LOC115786625 gene encoding protocadherin beta-16-like isoform X42 codes for the protein MRRQVLFFISFLFASSVLGHVSYSVNEEMSVGSVVGRIAHDLGLDVEKLKSRKARVFFGDSREYFELNKDRGVLLIKERIDRESLCGQTIPCALQFQIILEQPIEFYRVHVEILDINDNAPLFEKGDIKFKISESAVIGSKFDLERAVDSDVGINGLQNYILKPTDNFALKLHNQADGSRNVEMVLKQPLDREKNEHFSLVLTAVDGGEPQLSGTMQVQITVLDVNDNAPVFTQSVYKATVAENSPRGTVVTTVSASDADHGSNGRIRYSIRNTLDDVRQLFEVNENTGEVRLTGNIDYEKSRNYQINVRASDDGGLTDTCKVIVDIIDVNDNSPNINIMSETNVISEDIKSDTVVTIINIQDIDDGENGNVKCTITENIPFILKSTENNFFSIVTDSDLDREKASEYNIIVTCSDEGVPSLSSSVTLTLQISDVNDNAPVFERTSYEAYIVENNTPGLSIFTLKATDSDWNQNARVSYILEDSSINGVPVSSYVSVSADSGVIHAVRSFDYEQIKDFQFRVKAQDGGSPPLSSNVTVKIMVQDQNDNPPQILYPVQTGGSLVAEMVPRSADVGYLVTKVVAVDVDSGQNAWLSYKMQKATDRALFEVGLQNGEIRTIRQVNDKDAVKQRLTVTVEDNGQPSRSTTVIVNVAVADSFPEVLSDFTDFSHDKEYNDNLTFYLVLALVVVSFLFITCLVVIISVKIYRWRQSRILYHSNLPVIPYYPPRYSDTLGTGTLPHMYNYEVCRTTDSRKSDCKFGRAASQNVLIMDPSSTGTMQQIQSEKSILDEPDSLLEQKPPNNDWRFTQGQRPGPSGATGGPEVAMGTGPWPQPPTEAEQLQALMAAANEVSEATATLGPGTMGLSTRYSPQFTLQHVPDYRQNVYIPGSTATLTSNPQQQQATAQQATQQALPPPQASAQPEPPKAAQTPASKKKSTKKEKK